Sequence from the Torulaspora globosa chromosome 4, complete sequence genome:
TTTGTTTATTCTATCTGGAAAGGACCTATCATTAGAGCTGGTAATTTTGCTCTGCATCCAGAAGATACGAAGGAAATGGTTGCCGATGACAGAACGTTGATTGCATACGGTAGGTTTTTCATCGCAAACCCTGATATCGTTGACCGTATGGAGAAGGGCTTGCCACTGAACAAGTATAACAGGGACACCTTCTACATAATGAGCAAGGAGGGCTACACCGACTATCCAACTTATGACGAGGCAGTTAAATTGGGTTATTAATAGAATCGTGATATGTTTAGACCTCTGTAGCGTTCATATCAACATCAAATGTCGCTTTTCAGATTTTATTCCCTTGCGTTCCATCCAACAAGTGAAGCGCATTCGCATCCTCGCATCTTAAGACGCACTTGGCCAGTGAAGGAATCTTTATCTACCTGGACAAGCTCATATTAATACGGTTGAAGTGACGGAGAATTGATTTGGGAGCACAGGTTGCTGCTCATATTACGCTATAAGTATGCGTAGGGtttcattttccttgagATGCTGATGAGATATTGTGATACGGACAGAGTTTGTAAAGCAGTTTAACAGAAAAGATCAGGTTGACGTCCTCGAGGTCTGGCTTTCAGTTCAGATGTCAACCAGGATTGTTATACTGTAGTTTATCTGATTTAGCTATGAGTGGGTGGAAGTACGAAATGAGAATTCCACCGTGACCATAAACTTGAGATGTCAAGTGTCGCGGAACAGCCTTTTAGGGGCTTTTGATGTACGCTAATTCTTAGGGCAAAAGTCCTTAGATACTAACAGTGACTGAGTGTCGTACTATGGTAGGCTGCGCAAGAGAATCCCTTAGTAACGAAGGGCGTTGAGCCGGCACGATTATTCACCCCTTAgagtttttggaaaattGTCAATCATATAAAAGGGTACGTCTCGTTTATCCATGGATATGGGACCAGTTGAGAAGATGGGCATCTAATCACTTAGAAATTACCTGAACGATACCATCATGTCTGATTTGTTTGCACCCGCACCTGAGCCTCCTACTGAGTTGGGCCGCTTGAATCTTCTGTCGAAAACGGCCGGCATCAAGGTTTCGCCCTTGGCTTTAGGAGCAGGGTCACTTGGAAAGGCATGGTCTGAGGCTTTGGGCTCAATGGACAAGAAGCGCGCTTTCGAATTGCTAGACGTCTACTACGAAGCAGGTGGGAACTTTATCGACACAGCGAACAACTACCAGAACGAAGAGTCGGAGGCTTGGATCGGTGAATGGATGGAATCGAGGAAGATTCGCGACCAGCTGGTGATCGCTACAAAGTTTACAAGCGATTACAAGGCTTATGAAGTTGGCAAGGGTAGGAGTGCGAATTTCGGTGGAAACAATAGGCGCAGTCTGCACGTAAGTGTCCGCgactccttgaagaagctgaagaccGACTGGATCGACATCTTGTATGTCCACTGGTGGGACCATATGACTTCGATAGAGGAGTTGATGGATAGCTTGCACGTTCTGGTGCAGCAGGGTAAAGTTTTGTACCTAGGAGCTTCCGACACACCAGCATGGGTTGTGTCCGCCGCCAACTACTATGCTGTGTCGCGTGGCAAGACTCCGTTCAGTGTTTATCAAGGCAGATGGAACGTTATGCTCAGAGATTTCGAACGAGAGATTCTTCCGATGGCCAAGCATTTCGGTATGGCGCTTGTGCCCTGggatgttcttggtgggGGAAGGTTCCAGACCAAAGAATCTATCGAGAAGCGCAAAGAACGTGGAGAGAACTTACGTTCGTTTGGTAACCCGCCTGAGCAGACTGAGCAGGAAGTGAAGATCAGTTCcgctttggaaaaggttgcGAAAGAACATGGCACGCATTCCATCACAGCCATTGCGCTTGCGTATGTCAGGTCCAAGGGAACCAACGTCTTCCCGCTTGTGGGAGGCAGAAAGGTTgagcatttgaaggacAACATTGCCGCTTTGTCGATCAAATTGACTCCAGAACAAGTCACGTACCTTGAGAGCATTGTTCCTTTTGATATCGGGTTCCCAAACAATCTGGTTGGAGAAGATCCAGCCATCTCGGGGAAGCTTCCTTTCCTTTCTGCATCTTCTTACAAACTGAACCTcgattctttgcagttcaaatgattgaaGCAGGAACGCAGGCATCGCACGTAAATAGTAAGTGAACCACACAGACCGGGGTGAAAAGCGGAGGAGCTTACCATCTGGACCTGCAGGTGTACTAAGCTATACGAAGAAAGATGGTTGGTAACCTTTTTTACAAGGAATGTCCACAAAGAATATTACCCAACGTGGGCTAAAGGGGGTCGAGACTGGAATACCAaccattgatatccttATGCGGTCATTCGACCCACataacgaggaagaagaggatatTGACATATTGGAAGAAATTATGAAATACTCATATGACGGTGAGATAGATCCTGGAGTATATCTCCCTGATTTTAAGAGAGCAATTGACAAACTGGAATCCTCCATCGGTCTAGCCCTTCCTAACTACTTTAAATGCGGATTAGTAACCGCTGGGTTCAAAGGCGAATATGCCAAAAACCGTCATAACATAAAAACCggaaagattgagaagtCGGTGCATCAGATTCTCGCAGAGATTAAAGCGATACATGACGCTCAGGAAGATTCTCagaagagctcgagaaaaGAACAACCCGCTCAATCAAATGTTCGATAAGAAAATCATATGTCGGgaaagtgttgaagaagccatTTGCGGAGGTGACGGAGGCAgaatttgatgaaatggatctcatcaacaacAAGGTTGCTTTTTTCTTCATATCAGAATCTATTAAAAAAGTTTCTGATGGTGGCCGTATCATCACACTTGTAACCTCTCTTTTGGCTGTTTGCACACCATTCTATCCCGTGTATCAAGGCACTAAGGCAGCTGTTGAATACTATACAAAGGCGGCCTCCAAGGAATTGATGGCAAGAAACGTTACAGTGAATTGTGTTGCACCGGGACCAATGGACACACCATCCTTCTATCCACAAGAGACACCAGAAGCTGTTGAGTTTTACAAAAGCAGTGCTTTGCAGCATCGGTTGACTGACATTAAAGATATCGTCCCAATCATAAAGTTTTTGGTTACTGATGGGGGTTGGATAACGGGTCAGGTCATATTTGCTAATGGGGGACTGGCTGCAAATTAGTACCACTTCAATTTTATTCGTGAATCGGTTTTATAGTTGGTTAGGATATTAGAAGTTCCATGTTCCATGTTCCATGTTGCATGTAGGTAGGTGACGTAgctgcagctttttccGTCTTCCCAAGGGaccatttgaagaatgtAGCTGTTATTTACATTTCAGATGGTCGACCGCTCGATGTTTTCAATCTTGAGTTAAATTTGCTAATTCCTCCGGCGTCATTGTTTTTAGGATGCGTAGACCCCTGATGCAATACGTTGATTCGTTTCCTCATTTCATGAGTAAGGTACACAGGAAATGCGCATGCTTTAGCAGGGCTTGATGCGCATCTGTATCAAGACGCCGTGTCAGGAATGTTTAGAGGTTGTCACACGTGTGAACATTGATTTGAATAAAGAGATCAACTCTTCAGTCTGACTAGAGATGAGTCTGAAAGAGCGCCAGTAGAGTGGTGTGAATTTGATCAGATTGCAAATTTCTACACGAAAATGATGGCGCACAGACGTACAAGTGACCAATAGTTCTGATGATGGTGATGCCCTCAAAGGTCACTTATGATTAGTAGTAGCACTGTAATGATACGATATCTGTAGGACGCTCGTAAAGGGCTTCCCAAATACGACGACTTTCGTATTCCGTGACATCAAATACGAATACTCAGCAAGTACGCAACGCGACCCTAAAGCACGATAGTATGTACTTCAGTGTAACCATACTAGTCATACTAAGAGGTGGAATGCAAACCTATCAAGCGTAAGATTCACTGGAGGTTTAGTCTTTTGACGGTTAATAGAGAAGTGATtgaaaatcaagaaagaaatgaCTGAGATTGAACAGGTAAAACAAGTGAGGTTGGGTAATTCAGGGCTTAAGATCTCTCCGATCGTAGTAGGCTGTATGTCATATGGGTCAAAGAAATGGGCGGATTGGGTTATTGAGGACAAGGAAGAAGTATTCAAAATTCTGAAGCGCTGCTATGATATTGGTTTGCGCACCTACGATACGGCCGACTTTTATTCGAATGGTGTGAGCGAAAGATTGCTCGGGGAGTTCTTGCGCAAGTTTAACATAAACAGAGAGACAGTTGTAATTCTAACCAAGGTTTTTTTGCCAGTGGATGAATCGCTACCGCTGGGACATGCCATGAAACTGACATCTGCAGATGAATTGCAATTGTGTAATCAACGGGGGTTGTCGAGAAAGCACATCCTGGCCGGTGTTTCAAATTCTGTCGAAAGATTGGGTACCTACATTGACCTTTTGCAGATACACCGACTGGATCACGAAACTCCAATGGAGGAAATTATGAGGGCCCTCAACTGCGTCGTTGAGAGGGGTGATGCTAGATATATTGGGGCTTCCTCAATGCTGGCTACTGAGTTTGTTGAAATGCAGTTCATAGCTGAGAAGCACGGATGGCATAAATTCATCAGTTCTCAATCCTGTTACAATCTTTTGTACCgcgaggatgaaagagaaCTGATACCCTTTGCAAAGAGGCACAACATCGGCCTTCTACCCTGGTCCCCTAATGCCAGAGGGCTGCTCACCAGGCCAATAACAAAGCAAACTGAAAGAATGAAGAGCGATCCCATGTTCAAATCCAAGGGACTCGATAAGTTACAGGATCACGAGGTGGCAATCATTTCTCGCGTTGAGGAGCTGGCAAACAAAAGAGGAATTCCAATGGCAGCTATTTCTATTGCTTGGTCTAGAAGAAAGGGATGCTGTCCTATAGTCGGCCTAAACTCTGTCGAAAGGGTAGACGAGGCCGCTGCAGCTACCAAGGTTGAGCTGACCGATGAAGAGGTTGCAGCGCTTGAAGAACTCTACAGGCCAAGGAATATTCTATAAAATACGTACAATAGATTGAGGTTGTTAGCGCAGTTCACAATATTGCACTTACACCAAACTTTCTTACTTTGCTCTGTTGCAGCAGGGATAGGTCTGAATAAGGTCATGGTCAGGTAACCACGGCTAGCACACAATATCCAAAGCCTTGAGCGACGGCTTTGATCCATAATCAAGGTATGAATTCAATACATTTGGAGGGTATTAAAAAAAGGAATTTGAACATCAGATCTGTATGGGCCAGACACAGGCCCATTGACCGATAATCCTTCGAATACTAAGTTTCTATCtcagcaagagaaagatATTGTCATGTGGAAATTGAGAATGGATGTTGGCGACTCAGATGACGATAAGACTGTTCTCGGAGACGCTGAAGGGGGCCACAATTCCTTTAAATTTGGGTTGAAGCTGGCCTTTTTGGATCTCAAAGTTTGGCTAATCACTGGTTGCTTCTCATTTCTCGTTGCTGCCCGTGGTGTGACAAACTTCTTCCCATCTGTTGTGAAAATGCTGCAATTCGACAGGATGGTCACCCTCTGTTTGACCGCCCCACCTTGTTGTATTGCTGAGGTAACTACCTTCATTTGGTCTGGGCATTCAGATCGCACTGGTGAAAGATTTTGGCACATTGTGCTGCCTCTTATCCTTGCGTTGGTATCCTTCGTCATCACTCACTGGACGGGAGACATACCAGTCATTTGCTAGTCTTTGCCTACTGTCAGgtgagaagcagaaagaaGTATATAAGATTCAGCAAGAACAAAGGAGAGTATACGGCTGGTCCAACGACAGCTCTACCATGTGGTACTCGAGAGACAAACAATGACGTGAGTCACCTCATCTTTGATATTGATGGTCTCCAATTTACAGAATCAGACTGTGACCTCTTAAAGGGCTTTTCTCTGCGTTCTATAGTACTCTTGGTCTATCTATGGTAACCATAGTGTCACCAAGACCACTTTTGGCCAAAGTTCTGTTGATGGCAAGGCATCTGTAATCAAAAAGTACCACGGAGATACACGAAAGGAATACGGTGCTAGGCTAGGGTTGATTGTGATTATGCTCGTGCACGCAAACCGCTTGTCAGTCCTTTCTGAATATCATAAGTCTGCCGCCACGGCTACTGACGGTGAGCGGATTGGGTTCACAGGTCTGGAAAAGGCAGAACCCATCGCACTGGTCCTTGAAGGCAAGAGCCCAAGGGGCTTGCGTAGCTATCCAACAAAGATGTTCAATCTGGTAACAGAGATTCCTTTGAAGCAAGTACAAAAGCAGATTATCAAGGTCACGGATACATCTCGTGAAGCGTTCAGGCTGCTCAAGGCGCTCTTTGTCTGTGAGCCTCATGCTAGGGCGGTGGTCGCTCTGGGctcaaggaagaagatggaaGAGCTGGCGCAAGCATGGGAGAGGGACTTTCAGATCGTGTGGATGCACAGCGGGATCGGGCCTGAAAAGAACAGCCTCTTATGGCTCTGTACCTGTCCAAGAAGTCATGTAACTAGCCCATCATTAGATACAGGTAAAAACCGAA
This genomic interval carries:
- a CDS encoding aldo/keto reductase, whose amino-acid sequence is MSDLFAPAPEPPTELGRLNLLSKTAGIKVSPLALGAGSLGKAWSEALGSMDKKRAFELLDVYYEAGGNFIDTANNYQNEESEAWIGEWMESRKIRDQLVIATKFTSDYKAYEVGKGRSANFGGNNRRSLHVSVRDSLKKLKTDWIDILYVHWWDHMTSIEELMDSLHVLVQQGKVLYLGASDTPAWVVSAANYYAVSRGKTPFSVYQGRWNVMLRDFEREILPMAKHFGMALVPWDVLGGGRFQTKESIEKRKERGENLRSFGNPPEQTEQEVKISSALEKVAKEHGTHSITAIALAYVRSKGTNVFPLVGGRKVEHLKDNIAALSIKLTPEQVTYLESIVPFDIGFPNNLVGEDPAISGKLPFLSASSYKLNLDSLQFK
- a CDS encoding aldo-keto reductase superfamily protein, which produces MTEIEQVKQVRLGNSGLKISPIVVGCMSYGSKKWADWVIEDKEEVFKILKRCYDIGLRTYDTADFYSNGVSERLLGEFLRKFNINRETVVILTKVFLPVDESLPLGHAMKLTSADELQLCNQRGLSRKHILAGVSNSVERLGTYIDLLQIHRLDHETPMEEIMRALNCVVERGDARYIGASSMLATEFVEMQFIAEKHGWHKFISSQSCYNLLYREDERELIPFAKRHNIGLLPWSPNARGLLTRPITKQTERMKSDPMFKSKGLDKLQDHEVAIISRVEELANKRGIPMAAISIAWSRRKGCCPIVGLNSVERVDEAAAATKVELTDEEVAALEELYRPRNIL